From a region of the Panthera uncia isolate 11264 chromosome B1, Puncia_PCG_1.0, whole genome shotgun sequence genome:
- the RASGEF1B gene encoding ras-GEF domain-containing family member 1B isoform X4: MYSSGITPVCFTSPLTEKPIGKESMPQTPPFSAMFDSSGYNRNLYQSADDSCGGLYYHDNNLLSGSLEALIQHLVPNVDYYPDRTYIFTFLLSSRLFMHPYELMAKVCHLCVEHQRLSDPNSDKNQIRKIAPKILQLLTEWTETFPYDFRDERMMRNLKDLAHRIASGEETYRKNVQQMIQCLICKLATLSQYEEVLAKISSTSTDRLTVLKTKPQSIQRDIITVCSDPYTLAQQLTHIELERLSYIGPEEFVQAFVQKDPLDNDKSCYSEQKKTRNLEAYVEWFNRLSYLVATEICMPVKKKHRARMIEYFIDVARECFNIGNFNSLMAIISGMNMSPVSRLKKTWAKVKTAKFDVLEHQMDPSSNFYNYRTALRGAAQRSLTAHSSREKIVIPFFSLLIKDIYFLNEGCANRLPNGHVNFEKFWELAKQVSEFMIWKQVECPFERDRKILQYLLTVPVFSEDALYLASYESEGPENHIEKDRWKSLRSSLLGRV, translated from the exons gaAAGCATGCCTCAGACTCCTCCCTTTTCAGCAATGTTTGACAGCAGTGGTTACAACCGAAACCTCTATCAGTCTGCAGATGACAGCTGCGGAGGGTTGTATTACCACGACAACAAcctcctctctgggtctctggaaGCACTCATTCAGCACTTAGTACCTAATGTGGATTACTATCCGGAT AGAACATACATATTTACCTTCCTACTCAGTTCTCGGTTATTTATGCATCCATACGAGTTAATGGCCAAGGTTTGCCACTTATGTGTTGAACACCAGAGACTAAGTGATCCTAATAGCGATAAG aACCAGATAAGAAAAATTGCACCCAAAATCCTTCAACTCCTGACAGAATGGACGGAAACGTTTCCTTATGATTTTCGGGATGAAAGAAtgatgagaaacttaaaagatcTGGCTCACCGAATAGCCAGTGGCGAGGAG ACATACAGGAAGAATGTCCAGCAGATGATCCAGTGTCTGATCTGCAAACTTGCCACACTCAGCCAGTATGAGGAAGTCCTGGCAAAAATCAGCTCCACATCTACAGATCGGCTCACAGTTCTCAAGACCAAACCACAGTCCATACAGAGGGACATCATTACTGTCTGCAGCGACCCTTACACCTTGGCCCAGCAGCTGACTCACATAGAACTG GAAAGGCTCAGTTATATTGGGCCAGAAGAATTTGTTCAGGCGTTTGTACAGAAGGACCCTTTGGATAATGACAAG AGTTGCTACAGTGAACAGAAGAAGACACGAAACTTAGAAGCTTACGTGGAATGGTTTAATCGCCTCAGCTACTTGGTTGCCACAGAAATCTGCATG CCTGTAAAGAAAAAGCACCGAGCAAGAATGATCGAGTATTTCATTGACGTAGCTCGGGAGTGTTTTAACATTGGCAACTTCAACTCCTTGATGGCGATAATCT CTGGCATGAACATGAGCCCAGTCTCTCGACTGAAAAAAACATGGGCCAAAGTGAAGACTGCGAAGTTTGATGTTCTCGAG CATCAGATGGACCCTTCAAGCAATTTCTACAATTACCGAACAGCTCTTCGTGGGGCAGCACAAAGGTCTTTAACTGCTCACAGCAGCAGAGAGAAG atTGTGATACCCTTCTTCAGTCTTTTAATCAAAGATATTTATTTCCTCAATGAGGGCTGTGCCAACCGCCTTCCAAACGGCCATGTCAATTTTGAG AAATTTTGGGAACTGGCCAAACAAGTGAGTGAATTCATGATATGGAAACAAGTAGAGTGTCCATTTGAGAGGGACCGGAAGATCTTGCAGTATCTGCTCACAGTACCAGTCTTCAGTGAAGATG CACTCTACTTGGCTTCCTATGAGAGTGAAGGACCTGAAAATCACATAGAGAAGGACAGATGGAAGTCCCTAAG
- the RASGEF1B gene encoding ras-GEF domain-containing family member 1B isoform X5, whose protein sequence is MPQTPPFSAMFDSSGYNRNLYQSADDSCGGLYYHDNNLLSGSLEALIQHLVPNVDYYPDRTYIFTFLLSSRLFMHPYELMAKVCHLCVEHQRLSDPNSDKNQIRKIAPKILQLLTEWTETFPYDFRDERMMRNLKDLAHRIASGEETYRKNVQQMIQCLICKLATLSQYEEVLAKISSTSTDRLTVLKTKPQSIQRDIITVCSDPYTLAQQLTHIELERLSYIGPEEFVQAFVQKDPLDNDKSCYSEQKKTRNLEAYVEWFNRLSYLVATEICMPVKKKHRARMIEYFIDVARECFNIGNFNSLMAIISGMNMSPVSRLKKTWAKVKTAKFDVLEHQMDPSSNFYNYRTALRGAAQRSLTAHSSREKIVIPFFSLLIKDIYFLNEGCANRLPNGHVNFEKFWELAKQVSEFMIWKQVECPFERDRKILQYLLTVPVFSEDALYLASYESEGPENHIEKDRWKSLRSSLLGRV, encoded by the exons ATGCCTCAGACTCCTCCCTTTTCAGCAATGTTTGACAGCAGTGGTTACAACCGAAACCTCTATCAGTCTGCAGATGACAGCTGCGGAGGGTTGTATTACCACGACAACAAcctcctctctgggtctctggaaGCACTCATTCAGCACTTAGTACCTAATGTGGATTACTATCCGGAT AGAACATACATATTTACCTTCCTACTCAGTTCTCGGTTATTTATGCATCCATACGAGTTAATGGCCAAGGTTTGCCACTTATGTGTTGAACACCAGAGACTAAGTGATCCTAATAGCGATAAG aACCAGATAAGAAAAATTGCACCCAAAATCCTTCAACTCCTGACAGAATGGACGGAAACGTTTCCTTATGATTTTCGGGATGAAAGAAtgatgagaaacttaaaagatcTGGCTCACCGAATAGCCAGTGGCGAGGAG ACATACAGGAAGAATGTCCAGCAGATGATCCAGTGTCTGATCTGCAAACTTGCCACACTCAGCCAGTATGAGGAAGTCCTGGCAAAAATCAGCTCCACATCTACAGATCGGCTCACAGTTCTCAAGACCAAACCACAGTCCATACAGAGGGACATCATTACTGTCTGCAGCGACCCTTACACCTTGGCCCAGCAGCTGACTCACATAGAACTG GAAAGGCTCAGTTATATTGGGCCAGAAGAATTTGTTCAGGCGTTTGTACAGAAGGACCCTTTGGATAATGACAAG AGTTGCTACAGTGAACAGAAGAAGACACGAAACTTAGAAGCTTACGTGGAATGGTTTAATCGCCTCAGCTACTTGGTTGCCACAGAAATCTGCATG CCTGTAAAGAAAAAGCACCGAGCAAGAATGATCGAGTATTTCATTGACGTAGCTCGGGAGTGTTTTAACATTGGCAACTTCAACTCCTTGATGGCGATAATCT CTGGCATGAACATGAGCCCAGTCTCTCGACTGAAAAAAACATGGGCCAAAGTGAAGACTGCGAAGTTTGATGTTCTCGAG CATCAGATGGACCCTTCAAGCAATTTCTACAATTACCGAACAGCTCTTCGTGGGGCAGCACAAAGGTCTTTAACTGCTCACAGCAGCAGAGAGAAG atTGTGATACCCTTCTTCAGTCTTTTAATCAAAGATATTTATTTCCTCAATGAGGGCTGTGCCAACCGCCTTCCAAACGGCCATGTCAATTTTGAG AAATTTTGGGAACTGGCCAAACAAGTGAGTGAATTCATGATATGGAAACAAGTAGAGTGTCCATTTGAGAGGGACCGGAAGATCTTGCAGTATCTGCTCACAGTACCAGTCTTCAGTGAAGATG CACTCTACTTGGCTTCCTATGAGAGTGAAGGACCTGAAAATCACATAGAGAAGGACAGATGGAAGTCCCTAAG